TGATTATTTTGTATATTTTCTCACGAGATTCTCAACCACGGTAAAATTGAGCCTACGGCGATTTTACATCCCAATTAAAGAGCGACGATCTCAAAATAAGGAATATTAAAACGGTACAATAAATATGAACGCAGAAAATGACTCTCCTTTGCCTAAACCGCAATGGATTTATCGTGTAGGAATCGGGCAAGATAGCCATCGTTTCCTTTCCGAAAGTTCTGCAAAACCCTGCACTTTAGCTGGGGTAATCTTTGAAAATAGTCCTGGTTTCCAAGCAAATTCTGATGGCGATATTGTCTTCCACGCTATTTGCAACGCCATCTCTTCTGTAACTCATAGAATCATATTAGGAGAAGTTGCCGATGAACTTTTCCATACTCGTGGTATTACCGACAGTAGTGTGTATTTATCCGAAGCTATAAAATCCTTAAAATCGAACCAAATGATTTCTCATGTAGCTATTACTATTGAAGGAAATCGTCCTAAATTTCTTCCAAAACTCTCTGCTATGAGACAAAGTATTGCCTCTGCTTTAAATATTCCTCTAGGATCCGTAGGCATTACTGCAACCTCTGGGGAAGGTTTGAGTGATTTTGGCTGTGGTGATGGTGTACAATGTTTTTGCGTACTCACAGTTATGGAGTATTGCAATTAATAGACATCGATAACATAACGACGCTCTTCCTTCAATTGGGAGAGCTTATCTTTCCCCAAAATATCTTCTAGAGTCTTTTTAACTTCACTTCCCAAAACCTTACTTCCACAAACAAAGAAATACGCCCCCCCTTCATATGCTTTTAAGACCGTATCCGCCTCTTTTCTGAGTAGATCTTGTACATAGATCTTCTGATCCCCATCGCGAGAAAAAGCTAAAAAAAGCTGCAACAACTGGTTTTCAATAGCTTGTTTCCAAAAATCTTGATAATAGAAATTCGCCTTCTCAAATCGTTCTCCAAAAAAGAGTAAGTTCGTTCCTGGATCTTTATTGTAAATACGCTGTTGTAAGAAACCTTTATATGGAGCTATTCCGGTTCCTGAGCCGATCATGACAATGGGTTTATTATGAATGTAATCCCCAATGGTAAAATGTTTGGTAGGCTGTACGTATGCATAACAGCTCTCATCTAGCTCTAATTCCTTACATAAAAAGAAAGAACACACTCCATGACGCTGCTCATACTCCCCAGGATAACTTACAAGCCTAACTAGCAGTTCTATTTTTTTTTCCTGAGGATGTGGAGCAGAGGCTATCGAATAAAAGCGAGGTAGTAGAGGTAAGACACTTTGTACAAATAGCTCTATAGGGATACTAGGTTTATATTTCTGTATAGCATCATAAAAATTTATAGAATCTTCTGTATCAGGGAAAAAGGACCTAAGCTTCGCAGGAAGTTTATCTACATTTGCGTAGCATCTTAAGAAGTCATAGAAGGTAACGTGAGAGGATTCTCGAGTCTGTACCAGTTGTTTTGGAGAATAACTTAAACATTCGAGAATCTTCTCAACAACACTTATAGGATTCTTTGGGAATACGCCCAAAGAATCCCCTACCTTATAAGGTAGATTAGAATCTGTTGTACTAAGAAATAATTGATAGACATGGCCTGCATCAAAAGAAGCAATGGTAGAATCGCAACAAGAAATGAGCTCTCGTGAGAGAAGAGAAACCCTCTGAGCCTTAAATTTCTCTACTAAATGCATGGCCGAGTCAATTTAACCTATGCAGCCTTGATCTTAATATCAACTCCTGCTGGAAGAGCTAACATTTTTAGGGCATCTATAGTTTTTCCTGTAGGATCTAAGATATCTATTAAACGCTTATGCGTACGAATTTCAAACTGCTCCCTAGACTTCTTGTGTACGTGAGGAGAACGCAACACAGTGTACACTTCCCTCTTCGTAGGCAAAGGAATAGGACCTGCTACACGAGCGCCTGTTCTTTTAGCAGTCTCAACAATATCTGCGGTTGATCGATCTAGCTGTCCCTGATCGAATCCTTTCAGACGAATACGAATTTTCTGTTTTTGCTGCTTCATATATTCCTTACTTCTTAACAATCTCTTCTTGAATTTTTTGAGGAACCTTAGCAAAGAAGGCTGGTTCCATTGTTGATGTTGCTCTTCCGGAAGTCAAGGATCTTAAAGATGTTGTGTATCCAAACATTTCACTTAAAGGAACCTCGGCATTTACTTGTGCCATACCTCGTGAAGATTCCTGGCCTAAGATTTTTCCACGACGACGATTCAAATCACCAATAACATCTCCTAAATGATCCTCAGGAGTCGTTACCGCAACTTTCATAATAGGTTCTAGAATCACCGGAGTGGCTTTTCTGCAAGCTTCTTTCACAGCCATTGAACCGCATATTTTAAATGCCATTTCACTGGAATCTACCTCGTGATATGATCCAAACACAATGTTGACCTTAACATCTACCAAACCATAACCAGCAAGAACACCTGTATTTAAGCCTTCTTCTACACCTTTCATAACTGCTGGGATATATTCTCTAGGAATAACACCGCCAACAATTTTGCTGACAACTTCATTGCCCTTCCCTGGTTCATTTGGCTCAATCTCGAGGCAAACGTGAGCATATTGTCCACGACCACCAGACTGTTTCACGTATTTTGTTTCGCTTTTGCCATTCTTGGTAATTGTTTCTTTATAAGAAACTTGAGGCTTGCCAACATTAGCTTCCACTTTAAATTCGCGAATCATACGATCGCGAAGAATATCTAAATGTAGCTCACCCATCCCAGAAATAATTGTTTGTCCTGTCTCCTCGTTTGAAGTAACGCGGAAAGTAGGATCTTCCTCGGAAAGAGCACTCAATGCTTGAGCTAATTTCTCTCTATCTCCCTTAGATTTTGGCTCAATAGCCATATCAATCACAGGTTCAGGAATTTCAATACGCTCAAGAACAATTTCCTGATTATCGTCGCAAAGCGTATCCCCTGTAACTGAATATTTTAAACCTACACAAGCACCGATATCCCCAACGGTAAATTCGTCTCTATCGGTTCTTTCATTAGCGTGCATCTCTAATAAACGAGAAATCCGCTCTTTTTTATCCTTAGTGGAGTTAAGAATAGCTGAACCCTTTTTAAGAGTTCCTGAATAGATACGGATAAAGGTGATACGACCAACATAGGGGTCTGTCATAATTTTGAACGCAAGAGCAGCTAGAGGGCCGTCTTTTCTAGGTTCTAAATGAACTTCTTCGTTGTTCTTTAGATTAATTCCATGGATTACACCACGATCTTTAGGTGAAGGCAACCATCTTACAATAACATTGAGAAGCTGCTGGACACCTTTATTCTTAAAGGCAGTTCCACACAATACGGGATTGATCTTATTTTCAATAACCCCTTTGCGCATCGCATCATGGATTTCTTCTTCGGTAATAGAATTTGGATCTTCGAGAACTTTCATCATGAAAGCTTCATTACTTTCATCTACTGTAGCAAGTTCTTCAAGAAGTGCATACCGAAGTTCTGCACATTTCTCTTTAAGTTCTTCAGGAATTTCTCGTTCTTCCCACTTAGCACCTAGAGTTTCATCTAGAAAATATAGAGCCTTTTGCGAAATCAGATCCACCATTCCAACAAATTGGCTTTCAGCGCCAATAGGACAGTGCACAGGAATGGCATTAGCACCAAGTTTTTCTTTCATAGATTCTACGGCCGCAAAGTAATCCGCACCCATGCGATCCATTTTATTTACGAAAGCAATCCGGGGAACACCGTACTTATTCGCTTGTCTCCACACAGTCTCTGATTGAGGCTCAACTCCAGACACTGCATCAAATACAGCTACGGCACCGTCTAAAACACGAAGAGATCTCTCAACTTCAATAGTGAAGTCCACGTGTCCAGGAGTGTCAATAATATTGATTTTACAATCTAGCCAGAAAACAGTTGTTGCAGCAGAGGTAATAGTAATACCTCTTTCTTGCTCCTGTTCCATCCAGTCCATGGTAGCTCCGCCTTCATGAACCTCACCAATTTTATGAGTTCTTCCAGCGTAATAAAGAATTCTTTCTGTAGTTGTCGTTTTTCCCGCATCGATATGTGCCATGATACCGATGTTTCTAATTTTGCTTAAATCGAATTCCTGATCACTCATGAACTTGTTATGCCTCTTCCAAACCGAGATTAAATATTATTTTACCACTTATAATGAGCAAATGCTTTATTAGCTTCAGCCATACGGTGGGTATCTTCACGTTTTTTAATAGTAGCTCCCTGTTTATTGAAACAATCAATGAGCTCAGTTGCTAATCCCATCTCCATAGATTTTCCAGGCTTTGCTCTAGCGTGTTTAATAATCCATTGCATAGCCAAACAGTCTCTTCGTCCCGAAGCAACTTCTACAGGAACTTGATATGTAGCTCCACCAACACGACGAGAGCGAACTTCAAGCAAAGGCTTTGCATTTTCCAAGGCTTCTTCAAAAGCCTCTAGCACATTCTCCGCTCCTATTTTCTTAGAAAATCTATCTAAAGCAGAATAAACTATCTTCCTAGCGATGCTTTTTTTCCCATGCATCATAACTTTATTAATGAACCTTTCTAGGGTTACGCTTCCATAGATGGGATCTGCTGGAATTACTTTCTTCTCAGCGGCATGTCGTCTTGACATATAAATTAACCTCTAACTTCTCATTCCTAAATAAAGAATAGTCCTACTTAGGACGCTTTGCTCCGTATCGAGAACGGCTTTGTTTTCTATTTTTGACAGCAGCACAGTCTAGAGCTCCACGAACAATATGATAACGAACACCGGGCAAATCTTTAACCCTGCCGCCTTGAACCAAAACAATGCTGTGCTCTTGTAAATTATGGCCTTCACCACCAATGTAAGCGATGACTTCTTGGCCGTTAGACAAGCGCACCCAGGCAACTTTACGCAAAGCTGAGTTCGGCTTTTTAGGAGTCTTTGTCTTCACTTGTAGGCATACACCACGTCTCTGTGGACATTTCTGCAAGGCTGGAGATTTCTTTCTAGACGCGCTAGATTGACGCTTTTTACGTATTAATTGATTAATGGTTGGCATGTATCCTTCTCAATTCAACCTAACTACTATAAGGGGGAAAATATAGAGTAAGGATCCCTTTGTTTGCAAGGGCTTATTTTTAGATGGGAATCAGCATATAATCATCTGATATTCAAAAAAATCATTCTAATATGAAAAACTTATTTTTCAGTTTTAGAATTGAAAAAAAACGAGTCTTCACCTTCATAGGAGAAGAAATTAGGCATTATCAATCAAAAGATCAGCAGAGTGAAAACAATAATCTACTACATTATTGTTAATATAAC
This DNA window, taken from Chlamydia sp. 04-14, encodes the following:
- the ispF gene encoding 2-C-methyl-D-erythritol 2,4-cyclodiphosphate synthase; the protein is MNAENDSPLPKPQWIYRVGIGQDSHRFLSESSAKPCTLAGVIFENSPGFQANSDGDIVFHAICNAISSVTHRIILGEVADELFHTRGITDSSVYLSEAIKSLKSNQMISHVAITIEGNRPKFLPKLSAMRQSIASALNIPLGSVGITATSGEGLSDFGCGDGVQCFCVLTVMEYCN
- a CDS encoding sulfite reductase flavoprotein subunit alpha, with amino-acid sequence MHLVEKFKAQRVSLLSRELISCCDSTIASFDAGHVYQLFLSTTDSNLPYKVGDSLGVFPKNPISVVEKILECLSYSPKQLVQTRESSHVTFYDFLRCYANVDKLPAKLRSFFPDTEDSINFYDAIQKYKPSIPIELFVQSVLPLLPRFYSIASAPHPQEKKIELLVRLVSYPGEYEQRHGVCSFFLCKELELDESCYAYVQPTKHFTIGDYIHNKPIVMIGSGTGIAPYKGFLQQRIYNKDPGTNLLFFGERFEKANFYYQDFWKQAIENQLLQLFLAFSRDGDQKIYVQDLLRKEADTVLKAYEGGAYFFVCGSKVLGSEVKKTLEDILGKDKLSQLKEERRYVIDVY
- the rpsJ gene encoding 30S ribosomal protein S10, encoding MKQQKQKIRIRLKGFDQGQLDRSTADIVETAKRTGARVAGPIPLPTKREVYTVLRSPHVHKKSREQFEIRTHKRLIDILDPTGKTIDALKMLALPAGVDIKIKAA
- the fusA gene encoding elongation factor G, with product MSDQEFDLSKIRNIGIMAHIDAGKTTTTERILYYAGRTHKIGEVHEGGATMDWMEQEQERGITITSAATTVFWLDCKINIIDTPGHVDFTIEVERSLRVLDGAVAVFDAVSGVEPQSETVWRQANKYGVPRIAFVNKMDRMGADYFAAVESMKEKLGANAIPVHCPIGAESQFVGMVDLISQKALYFLDETLGAKWEEREIPEELKEKCAELRYALLEELATVDESNEAFMMKVLEDPNSITEEEIHDAMRKGVIENKINPVLCGTAFKNKGVQQLLNVIVRWLPSPKDRGVIHGINLKNNEEVHLEPRKDGPLAALAFKIMTDPYVGRITFIRIYSGTLKKGSAILNSTKDKKERISRLLEMHANERTDRDEFTVGDIGACVGLKYSVTGDTLCDDNQEIVLERIEIPEPVIDMAIEPKSKGDREKLAQALSALSEEDPTFRVTSNEETGQTIISGMGELHLDILRDRMIREFKVEANVGKPQVSYKETITKNGKSETKYVKQSGGRGQYAHVCLEIEPNEPGKGNEVVSKIVGGVIPREYIPAVMKGVEEGLNTGVLAGYGLVDVKVNIVFGSYHEVDSSEMAFKICGSMAVKEACRKATPVILEPIMKVAVTTPEDHLGDVIGDLNRRRGKILGQESSRGMAQVNAEVPLSEMFGYTTSLRSLTSGRATSTMEPAFFAKVPQKIQEEIVKK
- the rpsG gene encoding 30S ribosomal protein S7; amino-acid sequence: MSRRHAAEKKVIPADPIYGSVTLERFINKVMMHGKKSIARKIVYSALDRFSKKIGAENVLEAFEEALENAKPLLEVRSRRVGGATYQVPVEVASGRRDCLAMQWIIKHARAKPGKSMEMGLATELIDCFNKQGATIKKREDTHRMAEANKAFAHYKW
- the rpsL gene encoding 30S ribosomal protein S12 produces the protein MPTINQLIRKKRQSSASRKKSPALQKCPQRRGVCLQVKTKTPKKPNSALRKVAWVRLSNGQEVIAYIGGEGHNLQEHSIVLVQGGRVKDLPGVRYHIVRGALDCAAVKNRKQSRSRYGAKRPK